From Antennarius striatus isolate MH-2024 chromosome 9, ASM4005453v1, whole genome shotgun sequence, one genomic window encodes:
- the cd83 gene encoding CD83 antigen, with product MHAGVLRHALLTSLCVCATVIGDVLEMKSVSGSDSILLCDIRSKPGVRYRAVRWFKVGETPSPLLSGLLTRNLNNGTTRWYAGVERDVRLLDGSRDLLLTNVTCGDSGLYSCQLAAPLGEQNLEGRIRLTVTDCADDPDTYIIIGAVAMLMVALVIFLISYINLKKTLRSKNKTPIVETLLNAPLKPLEKKDLMLIYTLGPKWCKTPTLKHICV from the exons atgcatGCAGGTGTGTTACGGCACGCTCTGCTGACGTCATTGT GCGTGTGCGCGACTGTCATCGGGGACGTTCTAGAGATGAAATCCGTTTCGGGTTCGGATTCTATTCTGCTGTGTGACATCCGATCCAAGCCCGGTGTCCGATACCGAGCAGTGAGGTGGTTCAAG GTCGGAGAGACTCCGTCTCCTCTTCTCAGCGGCCTTTTGACTAGAAACCTGAACAACGGGACGACGCGGTGGTACGCAGGCGTGGAGCGGGACGTGCGGCTGCTGGACGGGTCACGTGACCTCCTCCTGACCAACGTGACGTGTGGCGACAGCGGCCTGTACTCCTGTCAGCTGGCAGCGCCTCTGGGGGAGCAGAACCTGGAGGGGCGGATCCGCCTCACGGTGACAG actgCGCAGACGACCCAGACACGTACATCATCATCGGCGCCGTAGCGATGCTGATGGTGGCGCTTGTAATATTCCTAATAAGCTAC ATCAATTTAAAGAAAACCCTCAGGAGCAAAAACAAGACGCCCATAGTAGAGACGCTACTGAACGCACCGCTGAAACCACTGGAAAAAAAGGACTTGATGCTGATTTACACTTTAGGTCCCAAATGGTGTAAAACACCCACACTGAAGCACATCTGTGTTTAA
- the cfap418 gene encoding cilia- and flagella-associated protein 418, with the protein MEDDDDLDQLLDEVERKFCSNVTVEPPSRGSGSRPGMCAKSTDGRKNSATKTDQPISSLSEDLDTLLDELLEEDYSDSPQQKTERVPPGTKVKKNMSSQSGGRKCCPVFTGGSAVMNGVGTATSKRSCDQLRCTSCDFRVLMFDDCEWDLSCDYLFLRNNMPDRQKLRAKLKKRRGFRAYACQCSWFSTSEPTDLRDRPRLTWVCGKHQN; encoded by the exons ATGGAGGATGATGACGACTTGGACCAGCTGCTGGATGAAGTAGAAAGAAAGTTCTGTAGCAACGTTACGGTCGAACCTCCATCCCGCGGGAGCGGGAGCCGGCCTGGAATGTGCGCGAAAAGCACTGACGGACGGAAGAACAG TGCCACAAAGACtgaccagccaatcagcagcctcTCTGAAGACCTGGACACCCTACTGGATGAGTTACTGGAGGAAGACTACAGCGATTCCCCTCAGCAGAAG ACTGAACGAGTTCCTCCAGGTACAAAAGTGAAGAAGAATATGTCGTCTCAGTCTGGAGGGAGGAA GTGCTGTCCTGTTTTCACTGGCGGGAGCGCCGTCATGAATGGAGTCGGAACAGCAACATCCAAGAG gtcatgtgaccagttgCGGTGCACCTCTTGTGACTTCCGGGTGTTGATGTTTGATGACTGTGAATGGGACCTCTCCTGTGATTACCTGTTCCTCAG GAACAACATGCCAGACCGTCAGAAGCTCAGAGCCaagctgaagaagaggagagggttTCGGGCCTATGCCTGCCAGTGCAGCTGGTTCTCCACGTCAGAACCCACGGACCTCAGGGACCGGCCTCGGCTCACATGGGTCTGTGGCAAACACCAGAACTGA
- the wdr73 gene encoding WD repeat-containing protein 73 — MECDDILEEWFMESIKMYRDLYVYQLGCPTRVTEWTSEKTVCVAGYTSSKNEILELRLPLKLLAGENKGLCAERDFRVVHGGFTDGPVCCLRHIPGTRCVVTNDGLRSDLQVWSISGDDGDVIRRTGSVEGSRRASEGGSRIAARLSSQPQVLHGAQSGDIRLTELSSEQLVYKLETDSADRLGSLQFVSDSVFIAGCWNGNVYTADTRTSSAPQLSPPPEASGEPVRWWTDASTGPSGCRIVRLSSSGQTVISDLRNPGGVVSQAQLDVQTGRCNLDDVRVSWAPALDGWIAVSGFSGVVQIYNTSVWKAELQDVQPLFQHRGHAVSPPGGDGVPVYITGHTWHPEQPWTLLSAASDGSIHVWDWVDQSAGS, encoded by the exons ATGGAGTGTGACGATATTTTAGAAGAGTGGTTTATGGAGTCCATAAAAAT GTACAGAGATCTTTACGTGTATCAGCTGGGATGTCCCACCCGGGTCACCGAGTGGACGTCAGAGAAGA ccgTGTGCGTCGCAGGATACACGTCATCTAAAAATGAGATTCTGGAGCTCCGTTTGCCTCTAAAACTTTTGGCAGGTGAAAATAag GGTCTCTGTGCAGAGCGGGACTTCAGAGTGGTTCACGGTGGCTTCACAGACGGCCCTGTCTGCTGCCTCAGACACATCCCGGGAACGAG GTGTGTCGTCACCAATGACGGGCTGAGGTCAGACCTGCAGGTGTGGAGCATCAGCGGAGACGACGGCG ATGTGATCAGACGAACAGGAAGCGTGGAGGGGAGCAGGCGGGCTTCGGAGGGAGGCAGCAGGATCGCAGCACGACTCTCGTCACAGCCTCAAGTTCTTCATGGAGCTCAGAGCGGCGACATCCGGCTGACGGAGCTGAGCTCAGAACAGCTGGTTTATAAACTCG AAACCGACTCAGCTGACCGTCTCGGATCCTTACAGTTTGTCAGCGACTCCGTCTTTATCGCCGGCTGCTGGAACGGTAACGTTTACACGGCCGACACGCGGACGTCTTCTGCGCCTCAGCTTTCACCTCCTCCAGAGGCCTCAGGAGAACCGGTCCGCTGGTGGACGGACGCCTCCACCGGTCCGTCCGGCTGCAGGATCGTCAGACTCTCTTCATCTGGACAGACGGTGATTTCAGACCTCAGGAACCCGGGAGGAGTCGTGAGTCAAGCACAGCTGGACGTCCAAACGGGTCGCTGTAACCTGGACGACGTCAGGGTGTCATGGGCTCCGGCGCTCGATGGCTGGATCGCTGTATCAG GTTTCAGTGGGGTGGTTCAGATCTACAACACCTCTGTCTGGAAGGCGGAGCTACAGGACGTCCAGCCTCTGTTCCAGCATCGCGGTCACGCCGTTTCCCCACCAGGTGGTGATGGCGTCCCCGTATACATCACCGGGCACACCTGGCATCCAGAGCAGCCTTGGACGCTGCTGTCCGCCGCTTCTGATGGCTCCATCCATGTGTGGGATTGGGTCGACCAATCGGCTGGGAGTTAA
- the LOC137601004 gene encoding E3 SUMO-protein ligase ZBED1-like produces MSSTDNLGGVVKKQRTIENENTFEDIKGTVNYEEEADCKRGLLDAAWKPVIQSHQTDGPEHHVCKEEEEEVEVPADQQLWNQEMDPGRKRKFSPVWEYFELTALNKVRCLLCDKELTYSNNTSSMLRHYRALHENAQPPNGPDTSQSNDSRKAMVDQSLVNMIIKDSQPFSIVEDVGFRQLIRVLDPNYLLPSKKALKAMVNKKYQDAKEKAKEQVQKAAAVSITSDMWASINMDAYLAVTCHFIDEEDQLSTALLGVQHFPKAHTPENLAAGHVQLMEEWGIRDKVKCLITDGASNMNACARQLNVRHAVCIAHTINLIVRKSFDDVEGLNELRQKSRRLVTLFKTSTTATERLVQVQEQMGRQPCKMVIEVDTRWNSTFHMLQRLYELREPVGAALASLKTDILPLTASEYDTVKDVLYVLAPLQQATVEVSAEKRVSASKVIPMMKMLHHTITSRVQAMMTSTLSRELRDNLLRRLREHTYCLESAGALTMPTLLDPRFKKLGFQSAAKTQEAVNRLKDECVMLVRNEDSSATPDQLRDTPMDQSADNNELWQLLDESINSSRSSSSVVDATVEVDRYLAEVNIARAEDPLMYWKGHKRQYPHLYTLSRTWLCSPASSVPCEQVFSKAGEILSKRRNRLNPRTLEKLLFLNENEQKYKFL; encoded by the exons atgtcttcGACTGACAATTTGGGAGGGGTTGTGAAAAAGCAGCGAacaattgaaaatgaaaacacgtTTGAAGACATTAAAGGAACTGTTAACTACGAAGAAGAGGCCGATTGTAAGCGTGGACTGCTGGACGCCGCCTGGAAACCCGTGATTCAGTCACACCAGACAG ATGGCCCagagcatcatgtctgtaaggaggaggaggaggaggtggaggttcctgctgaccagcagctctggaaccaggag ATGGATCcaggaagaaagaggaagttCTCACCTGTATGGGAGTATTTTGAATTGACTGCTCTTAATAAG GTGAGGTGCTTGCTATGTGACAAGGAGCTCACATACAGCAACAATACGTCCTCCATGCTTCGCCATTACAGAGCACTGCATGAGAATGCCCAGCCTCCTAACGGTCCGGATACAAGCCAGAGTAATG ATTCCAGAAAAGCAATGGTGGATCAGTCTTTGGTCAACATGATTATAAAGGATTCTCAGCCATTCTCAATTGTAGAGGATGTGGGATTCAGGCAGCTCATTCGTGTATTGGATCCCAATTATCTCCTCCCCAGTAAAAAG GCTCTGAAGGCAATGGTGAACAAAAAATACCAGGATGCCAAAGAGAAGGCCAAAGAGCAGGTCCAGAAGGCTGCTGCTGTCAGTATCACCTCCGACATGTGGGCGTCCATCAATATGGACGCCTACCTGGCAGTGACATGCCATTTCATTGATGAAGAAGACCAGCTCAGCACCGCTCTGCTCGGGGTGCAACATTTTCCAAAGGCCCATACACCAGAAAACTTGGCTGCTGGGCATGTACAGCTTATGGAGGAGTGGGGCATCAGAGATAAGGTGAAGTGTCTCATCACTGATGGGGCATCAAATATGAATGCCTGTGCAAGACAGCTGAATGTCAGACATGCAGTTTGCATAGCTCATACGATCAACTTGATTGTTAGAAAGTCCTTTGATGATGTAGAAGGACTAAACGAACTGAGACAGAAATCCAGGAGGCTGGTAACCCTGTTCAAGACAAGCACCACAGCCACAGAACGACTGGTCCAAGTACAGGAGCAGATGGGAAGACAGCCATGCAAGATGGTTATTGAAGTAGACACACGTTGGAATAGCACATTCCACATGCTGCAACGTTTGTATGAGCTAAGAGAGCCAGTGGGAGCAGCCCTGGCCTCACTGAAAACTGACATTCTTCCTCTCACAGCATCAGAATATGACACGGTGAAGGATGTTCTTTATGTACTTGCCCCACTCCAACAAGCAACTGTTGAGGTTTCAGCTGAGAAGAGGGTATCTGCCTCCAAAGTGATCCCTATGATGAAAATGTTGCATCACACAATAACAAGCAGAGTGCAGGCCATGATGACGTCCACCCTTTCGAGGGAGCTACGTGATAATCTGCTCCGACGTCTGCGTGAGCACACGTATTGCTTGGAATCAGCGGGTGCCCTAACAATGCCGACTTTACTGGATCCGAGATTCAAAAAACTTGGATTTCAAAGTGCAGCAAAAACCCAGGAAGCAGTGAATCGCCTCAAAGATGAATGTGTGATGTTGGTGAGAAATGAGGATTCATCTGCCACCCCAGACCAGCTGCGAGACACCCCCATGGATCAATCTGCAGACAATA ATGAACTTTGGCAACTGTTGGATGAATCCATcaacagcagcaggagcagctcgAGTGTAGTGGATGCAACAGTGGAAGTGGATCGCTACCTGGCAGAGGTCAACATTGCACGGGCTGAGGATCCACTGATGTATTGGAAAGGACATAAACGGCAGTATCCTCATTTATACACATTATCCAGAACATGGTTATGTTCTCCAGCATCGTCAGTTCCATGTGAGCAGGTGTTTTCCAAGGCTGGGGAAATATTATCAAAAAGACGAAACCGCCTTAATCCAAGAACACTggaaaaacttttgtttttgaatgaaaatgaacaaaaatacaaattctTGTGA
- the LOC137601014 gene encoding zinc finger protein 345-like, producing MFVGIKGTVTYEEEADCRRRPMDTAWKPVLQLHVTDGPQHHVCKEEEVEVPADQQLWNQEVKSSVDQEEPEVLHMKEEPEELHSSQEGEQLVLKQETDADMLTPTHEENDHSEDQTLYMKAEDGAAQTESVDNLPVISSVVGAANFNLLMSNSSHVSISPEEREETRRKDVEMEPQFQSNDTTQKPFVCTICKRGYKRHKILKFHMKLHTNENPFRCETCGKIFRCNSELTDHARLHTGVKPYSCETCGKHFTEKKNLTHHMRIHTGERPYSCITCGKDFGWNSELLRHMRSHKGEKPHICEICGKCFTRKTGLTLHIRVHTGVKPYSCDTCGKDFRWKYALTEHIRIHTGERPYRCDRCDKYFRLKIELTEHMRVHTGEKLYICERCGKDFRCNQNLIDHIRVHTGEKPYSCDTCGKDFRWKHAFTDHMRIHTGEKPYSCDRCGKDFRWNSELTEHMRIHTGERPYRCETCGKDFRSNSTLTEHIRIHTGEKPYVCTTCGKHFTRKTGITNHIRIHTGEMPYTCKMCGELFRYTRDLKRHIERVHFGEKA from the exons ATGTTTGTAGGCATTAAAGGAACTGTTACCTACGAAGAAGAGGCCGATTGTAGGCGTAGACCGATGGACACCGCCTGGAAGCCCGTGCTCCAGTTACATGTGACGG atggtccacagcatcatgtctgtaaggaggaggaggtggaggttcctgctgaccagcagctctggaaccaggaggtgaagtccagtgtggaccaagaggaaccagaggttctacacatgaaagaggaaccagaagaactccacagcagtcaggaaggagagcagcttgtactgaagcaggagactgatgctgaTATGTTGACTCCTACTCAcgaggaaaatgaccacagtgaagatcagactctgtacatgaaagctgaagatggtgcagcacagacagagtctgttgacaACCTGCCGGTTATCAgttctgtggtgggagcagcaaactTCAACCTGCTGATgtctaacagctctcatgtatccATCAGCCCtgaggagagagaagaaacaaGGAGAAAAGATGTCGAGATGGAGCCCCAGTTTCAATCAAACGACACCACTCAAAAGCCATTTGTTTGTACAATATGTAAGAGGGGTTACAAAAGGCACAAGATCTTGAAATTCCACATGAAACTCCACACGAATGAGAATCCtttcaggtgtgaaacatgtgggaaaatTTTTCGGTGTAATAGTGAATTGACAGATCATGCGAGGCTCCACACAGGGGTGAAGCCATAcagttgtgaaacatgtggcaaacatttcacgGAGAAGAAAAACTTGACTCatcacatgagaatccacactggagagaggcctTACAGTTGTATAACATGTGGTAAAGATTTTGGTTGGAATAGTGAATTGTTGAGACACATGAGAAGCCACAAAGGTGAGAAGCCTCACATTTGTGAAATATGTGGTAAATGTTTCACACGGAAAACAGGCTTGACTCTGCACATTAGAGTCCACACTGGAGTGAAGCCCTACAGTTGTGACACATGTGGTAAAGACTTTAGATGGAAATATGCATTGACAGAACACATAcgaatccacacaggggagagaCCTTACAGGTGTGATAGATGTGACAAATATTTTAGATTGAAGATTGAGTTGACGGAacacatgagagtccacacTGGTGAGAAACTGTACATTTGTGAAAGGTGTGGCAAAGATTTTCGATGCAATCAAAACTTGATAGACCACATTAGAGTCCACACTGGGGAGAAGCCTTACAGTTGTGACACATGTGGTAAAGACTTTAGGTGGAAACATGCATTCACAgaccacatgagaatccacactggtgagAAACCTTACAGCTGTGATAGATGTGGCAAAGATTTTAGATGGAATAGTGAATTGACGgaacacatgagaatccacactggtgagagaccttacaggtgtgaaacatgtggcaaagaTTTTAGATCTAATAGTACCTTGACAGAACACATTAGAATCCACACCGGGGAAAAGCCTTACGTTTGTACAACTTGTGGCAAACACTTCACACGGAAAACAGGAATTACTAACCATATAAGAATTCACACTGGTGAGATGCCTTACACTTGTAAAATGTGTGGAGAACTTTTCAGGTACACTCGTGATTTGAAACGCCACATAGAACGTGTCCACTTTGGTGAGAAGGCCTGA
- the LOC137601025 gene encoding zinc finger protein 121-like encodes MSSTDNLNGFVKKLKMKKMFVGIKGTVNYEEGADCNGGLLDTAWKPVIRLHRIDGPQHHVCKEEEVEVPADLQLWNQEVKSSVDQEEPKVLHLKEEPEVLDLKEEPEVLHLKEEPEVLHLKEEPEVLHLKEEPEVLHLKEEPEVLHLKEEPEVLHLKEEPEVLHLKEEPEVLHLKEEPEVNHLKEEPEELHSTQEGEQLVLKQETLLGDAVMLTRDSLKFHMIILTKKNFRFQNSELSVPKRTNKGEKPYICQTCSKCFTRNGDLARHMRIHTGEKPYRCETCGKCFTQSGGLLCHMRIHTGVRPYWCDRCDKYFRLKIELTQHMGVHTGEKPYICEICGKGFRCSQYLRYHIRIHTGEKPHSCDTCGKDFRWKHLLTNHMRIHTGEKPYSCDRCGKDFRCNSELTKHMRIHTGDRSYRCETCGKDFRSNSTLTEHIRIHTGEKPFFCETCGKHFTWKAGFTNHLRIHT; translated from the exons ATGTCTTCGACTGACAATTTGAATGGGTTtgtgaaaaaactgaaaatgaaaaaaatgtttgtaggCATTAAAGGAACTGTTAACTACGAAGAAGGGGCCGACTGTAATGGTGGACTGCTGGACACCGCCTGGAAACCCGTGATTCGGTTACACAGGATAG atggtccacagcatcatgtctgtaaggaggaggaggtggaggttcctgctgacctgcagctctggaaccaggaggtgaagtccagtgtggaccaagaggaaccaaaggttctacacctgaaagaggaaccagaggttctagacctgaaagaggaaccagaggttctacacctgaaagaggaaccagaggttctacacctgaaagaggagccagaggttctacacctgaaagaggaaccagaggttctacacctgaaagaggagcCAGAGGTTCTAcatctgaaagaggaaccagaggttctacatctgaaggaggaaccagaggttctccacctgaaagaggaaccagaggttctccacctgaaagaggaaccagaggttaaccacctgaaagaggaaccggaggaactccacagcacacaggagggagagcagcttgtactgaagcaggagacGCTGTTAGGAGATGCTGTTATGTTAACACGCGACAGCTTGAAATTCCACATGATAATCctcaccaaaaaaaatttcagatttCAGAACAGTGAGTTGTCAGTACCAAAAAGAACCAACAAAGGGGAAAAGCCTTACATATGTCAAACATGTAGCAAATGTTTCACCCGGAATGGGGATTTGGCACgtcacatgagaatccacacaggggaaaagccttacaggtgtgaaacatgtgggaaatgtTTCACACAGAGTGGGGGTTTGTTATgtcacatgagaatccacacaggggtGAGACCTTACTGGTGTGATAGGTGTGACAAATATTTTAGATTGAAGATTGAGTTGACACAACACATGGGAGTCCACACTGGTGAGAAACCGTACATTTGTGAGATATGTGGCAAAGGTTTTAGATGCAGTCAATACTTGAGATACCACATcagaatccacactggagagaagcccCACAGTTGTGACACATGTGGTAAAGACTTTAGATGGAAACACCTTTTGACAaaccacatgagaatccacactggtgagAAACCTTACAGCTGTGATAGATGTGGCAAAGATTTTAGGTGTAATAGTGAATTGACGaaacacatgagaatccacactggtgaTAGatcttacaggtgtgaaacatgtggcaaagaTTTTAGATCTAATAGTACCTTGACAGAACACATTAGAATCCACACCGGGGAAAAGCCGTTTTTTTGTGAAACgtgtggcaaacatttcacatGGAAAGCAGGCTTTACTAACCACTTAAGAATTCACACTTGA
- the LOC137601030 gene encoding zinc finger protein 93-like, producing MKAEDGAAQTESVDNMPVISSVVGAANIYLLISNSSHASISHEERKETSRKDVEVESPFSSQETSNTSKKPYICKIWKSGYTTSDSLNCHMKFKTKENFRLNTELLLCKRIHTGEMPYRCETCGKRFTWYGELLLHMRSHTGEKTYRCGTCGKDFGLKQALTEHMTVHTGEKPYRCETCGEDFRLKRVLTAHRKVHSSEKPYKCETCGKCFKAKRSWSDHLRIHTGEKPYLCETCGKDFRWKHALTEHMRVHTSEKPYRCETCGEDFTLKRVFTEHMKVHSSEKPYRCETCGKCFKAKRSWSDHLRIHTGEKPYLCETCGKDFRWKRAFTEHMGVHTGEKPYWCETCEKNFRDCISLKMHLRVHAAKRSGSDHMRIHAGEKPYRCRTCQKHFKSNFQLKAHMKLHTGEKAHSCQTCGKDFSSKRMLTAHIRVHAGGK from the coding sequence atgaaagctgaagatggtgcagcacagacagagtctgttgacaACATGCCGgttatcagctctgtggtgggagcagcaaacatttacctgctgatctctaacagctctcatgCATCCATCAGCCACgaggagagaaaagaaacaagcagaaaagatgtTGAGGTTGAGTCCCCGTTTTCTTCCCAGGAAACAAGTAACACCAGTAAGAAACcatatatttgtaaaatatggAAGAGCGGTTACACAACAAGCGACAGTTTGAATTGCCACatgaaattcaaaacaaaagaaaattttagATTGAACACGGAGTTGTTATTATGCaaaagaatccacacaggtgaaatgccgtacaggtgtgaaacatgtggcaaacgTTTCACATGGTATGGGGAGTTGCTCCTTCACATGAGAAgccacacaggggagaagacTTACAGGTGTGGaacatgtgggaaagacttTGGATTAAAACAAGCATTAACAGAACACATGACAGTCCATACTGGAGAGAAGCcgtacaggtgtgaaacatgtggggaAGACTTTAGATTGAAACGTGTATTAACAGCACACAGGAAAGTCCATTCAAGTGAGAAGCCTTAtaagtgtgaaacatgtggcaaatgttTCAAAGCGAAAAGATCCTGGTCTGACCActtgagaatccacacaggagagaagccttacctttgtgaaacatgtgggaaagacttTAGATGGAAACATGCATTAACAGAacacatgagagtccacacTTCAGAGAAACcgtacaggtgtgaaacatgtggagAAGACTTTACATTGAAACGTGTATTCACAGAACACATGAAAGTCCATTCAAGTGAGAAGCCTTataggtgtgaaacatgtggcaaatgttTCAAAGCGAAAAGATCCTGGTCTGACCACTTGAGAATCCACACGGGGGAGAAGCCTTACctttgtgaaacatgtgggaaagacttTAGATGGAAACGTGCATTTACAGAACACATGGGAGTCCACACTGGAGAAAAGCCTTACTGGTGCGAAACCTGTGAGAAAAATTTCAGAGATTGTATTTCTTTGAAAATGCACCTGAGAGTCCACGCTGCCAAAAGATCTGGGTCTgaccacatgagaatccacgcgggggagaagccttacaggtgtagaacatgtcagaaacattttaaatcaaattttcaGTTGAAAGCCCACATGAAATTACACACAGGAGAGAAGGCTCACAGCTGtcaaacatgtgggaaagattttagttCTAAGCGTATGTTGACAGCACACATCAGAGTCCATGCAGGTGGGAAGTAA